Below is a genomic region from Loxodonta africana isolate mLoxAfr1 chromosome Y, mLoxAfr1.hap2, whole genome shotgun sequence.
ggcgcaatggttaagtggctGACTGCTGACCTTTGTGACCCCACgtgaaagagtagaattgccccatagcgttttctaggctgtaacctttataggagcaggtcaccaggtctttgtcctatggagcagctgggtgggttcaaactgccaactgctaccccaccagggctccttacttaactgataacatctgcaaaggccctatttccaaataggtcatggtcacaggtaccagggcttaggacttcaacacatctttttagGGGACACCGTTCAATCCCTAACTGTGGACCTCAGAACAGAACATTCTAGGACATTCAGGGGTACCTTCTCGAGTTTGCCCGAAACCTGtcaccgttgagttggttctgactcatagcgaccctataggacagagtagaactgccccgtagggtttccaaggctgtaacgtttacaaaagcagactgccacatctttctcccttggaacgggtagtgggttcgaaccgccgacctgttgcttagcagctgagcggtTTAAGCGTCACCCCACCAGGCCTCCTCAAATTTgcgaaactttaaaaaaaaaaaaaaaaaagtatttccatgCCTCTGGAAACCCTGAGTAGGATTCGCTCGAAGAAAGAACGCACTGATTACTAAGACTCTCCCCAGGAAAGCCAGCCCGCCGGGTCCCTGCAGCTCCATCCCCATGCAGAGCCAGAACCGGGCCGGTGCTGGCTCGCACCCCGACCTGCGGGTCCCCGCCGTCTCAGCCCCCCTTCTCACGCTGTTTGTCTCGCTGCTTCTTAGCAGGTGCCCGCCGCGGATGAGCGGAGGCCCGGCGGGCAGGCCCTGGCGGAGCCGGCCGTGATGGACACCAAGGGCCTGGACAGCTCACAGGCTGACCTGAAGCTGGTGGCGCACCCGCGCGCCAAAAGCAAGGTGTGGAAGTACTTTGGCTTCGACACGGACGCCGAGGGATGCATTCTGCAGTGGAAGAAAATCTACTGCCGTATCTGCATGGCCCAGATCGCCTACTCCGGCAACACCTCCAACCTCTCCTACCACCTGGAGAAGAACCACCCCGAGGAATTCTGTGAGTTCGTCAAGAGCAACACCGAGCAGATGCGCGAAGCCTTCGCCACCGCCTTCTCCAAGCTGAAGCCCGAGTCCTCGCAGCAGGTGACCCCGGACACACTGGCCGCCAAGTCGGCCCACGGCTACGAGAGCAAGCGGCAGCAGGAGCTGACGGCCGCCGTCATGAGCTTCATCTGCGAGGGCCTGTACCCCGCGTCCATCGTGGACGAGCCCACCTTCCGGCTCCTGCTGAAGACGGCCGAGCCCCGCTACGAGCTGCCCAGCAGGAAGTTCTTCTGCACCAAGGCCATCCCCGAGAAGTACGGCGCCGTCCGCGAGGTCGTCCTCCGGGAGCTGCGTGACGCCCTGTGGTGCGGTGTCTCCACGGACATGTGGCGCAGTGGTAACCAGAACCGTGCCTACGTGACGCTGGCCGCCCACTTCCTCACCAGCGCGTCCCCCAACTCGCTCTCGGTGGTGTCCCGGTGCCTCAAGACATTCGAGGTGCCGGAGGAGAACGCGGCGGAGACCATCACGCGCGTGCTCTACGAGGCCTTCATCGAGTGGGGCATCAGCACCAAGGTCTTCGGGGCCACCACTGACTCCGGCAAGGACATCGCCAAGGCCTGCTCGCTGCTGGACATCCCGGTCCAGATGCCGTGCCTCGGGCAGACCTTCAACATCGGTATCCAGCGGGCGTTCCAGCTGCCCAAGCTGGGCAGCCTGCTGTCGCGCTGCCGCAAGCTGGTGGAGTACTTCCAGCAGTCGGCGGTGGCCATGTACATGCTATACCAGAAGCAGAAACAGCAGAATGTCGCGCACTGCATGTTGGTGAGCAACCGGGTGTCCTGGTGGGGCAGCACACTGGCCATGCTGCAGCGCCTGAAGGAGCAGCAGTTTGTCATCGCGGCTGTGCTGGTGGAGGACAGCAACAACCATCAtctgatgctggaagccaccGAGTGGGCCACCATCGAAGGCTTGGTGGACCTCCTGCAGCCCTTCAAGCAGGTGGCCGAGATGCTCTCCGCCTCCAAGCACCCCACAATCAGCATGGTCAAACCGCTTTTGCACATGCTCCTAAACACGACACTCAACATCAAAGAGACCGACTCTAAAGAGATCAGCATGGCCAAAGAGGTCATAGCCAAGGAGCTCTCCAAGACCTACCAGGAGACGCCCGAGATCGACATGTTTCTCAACGTTGCCACCTTCCTGGACCCACGTTATAAGAGGCTGCCCTTCCTCTCGGCGTTCGAACGTCAGCAGGTGGAGAATAGGGTGGTGGAGGAGGCCAAGGGGCTGTTGGACAAGGTCAAGGACGGCAGCTACCAGCTGGCCGAGGACAAGATGTACACGCTGCCCGAGGAGCCGCCGGTGAAGAAGCTCACGCTGGTGTCCACGCCGCCTCCCAGCAGCGTCATCAACAACATGCTGGCCGAGATCTTCTGCCAGTCGGGTGGCGTGGAGGACCAGGAGGAATGGCATGCCCAGGTGGTGGAGGAGCTGAGTAACTTCAAATCCCAGAAGGTGCTGGGTCTCAGCGAGGACCCACTCAAGTGGTGGTCTGACCGCCTGGCCCTGTTCCCTGTGTTGCCCAAAGTCCTCCAGAAGTACTGGTGTGTGGCGGCCACCCGTGTCTTCCCCGAGCGTCTCTTCGGCTCCTCGGCCAACGTGGTGAGTGCCAAGCGGAACCGCCTGGCCCCAGCCCATGTGGACGAGCAGGTCTTCCTGTACGAGAATGCCCGGAGTGGGGCAGAGGCCGAGCTGGAGGATGAGGACGAGGGGGAGTGGGGCCTGGACCAGGAGCAGATGTTCCCCTTGGGGGAGGCCGTCAGCGTCAACAGTGGCTTCTTCGGGATCCGCGACAGCGGGTTCATTTAGCGGGACTGTGGGGGCCGGCGGAGGTGAAGGGGAAGAGGGGGGGCTTCAACTGACCTGTCGGATGCTTCGCTGTAAATATGGCTGCAACATAGGGTCGTCCTGGCTGGATTTTTTAACTCCAATCCATAGGCTTTGGAGCAagcaaggagagggagagagatggctCTGGGCGTCTTGAAAATTGAATGTTTTGCCTGGGAGTTGGAGGAAAAgggaaatgaaatgtgtgaacTCTACGCTTCTGCGTACAGACTGTGCCTACTAATCGCCTGGACGGCATAAACAGTTATGTGCTCCTCTACTGTCTGGAAGgttagcggttcgaacccacccggaggtgctgcgaaagaaagccctggcattctgctcccaaaaggtcacagccttgaaaaatttcagagcacagttctactctggtgcgcccggggtcgccatgagttggactcgaccAGGCAGCAGCCAGCCCCAACATACTTTGTAGGATTAGAGTGAGGGGAAGCTGCTTCGGGAGTCAGAATTGAGTAGAATTAGGGGACCCCGGGTGgcggaaatggttaagtgctcgactactagccagaaggttggcagttcaaaccacccagaggtgcctcggaagaaaggcctggcaatctgctctgaaagatcacagccttgaaaaccccacagagcacagttctactctgatgcacatggggtttgCCATGAGCGGGAATTAACCAGAGGGCGACGAACAAGAAAGAATAGCCAACGCCAAAGTCCTCAGTTGAAGCAGAGTTTGCGGGTGAATTTCCTTCTTCATAGACACACATAACAAACACACACGGTTTGTGTTTTCCatggcggggtggggggagggtttCGAATCACAAAAACACAAAGTGCACTCAGCAACTACAacagaaataaattataaaacaaaaaaagtcgtACAGGCAGAAGAGAAAGGGCTTTCTCCACTCAGCGTGGACTTCACTCTAGTGGTGTCGGTAAAGGGATAATatgtttacattttaatttaaagCGAGAGCTGTGCCTCGGAAACTCAGAAAAACGTTCTTTAGCAGCGGTGCGTCTGGGAAAGAGACGCGTTGTACGTTTGGcggaaaaaaaatgttaaaaatcagcCTGAAATGGAAACActtataaaaaagcaaaaaaaaaaaaaaaaaaggcatcgagtgtgttttttctttcttggtttgTCTTCTTCCGCTTGCCAAAATCTAACTCGTGGAAGCAGTAATTCTAAGCCAGCGCTGGGTTTGGCCCAGAATGGTGTTTTTTGGGTGTCCGGGGTTGCTTCTTTTTGTCTTGGTGTTGACAGTCTCCTTCGAAACCTGCTGGCAAATACGGCCAGCTTTAACGCACCCACGGCAGCTTCAGGTCATATAAAGGGGTGTTTTAGATTTGATTGGGAGTCCCTTGGTCGTGCAGATGTTGAAACCAAAGATTGCAGGTTCGGATCCACCCccaagatgccttggaagaaaggcctggcgacctacttctgaaaaatcagccattgaaaaccctgtggggcccagttctcctctgacacccacggggcgccatgagtcagtcAGGGTTGACTCGGTGGTAACTGGTTTTTAGATTTTAATATAGGAAAAAAACTCCTGTATTCCCTCATTTAAactcaataaaaccaaaccaaacctgttgccgtggagttggttcctactcatagctagcctataggacagagtagaactgccccacagggtttccaaggagcggctggtggatttgagctgccgacctttcggtgagcagccaagtgcttcaccactgcgccaccagggctccatttaaacTCAATACTACAggacaattaattaaaaaaaaattaccatgagaTAGTTTGACCTTTGGGGTTCACTGTGGGTTACTCTCTACTCTTTAGGGAAACTTAAAGAAATTCCCAAAATGTAGGCCAACTTTCTTAACCTCGACAAAAGTACCTTACTTAAGTAACTGCCTTTTTCCAAAAGACAGCACCATCTCTTAGGTTACTATGTAGGACTCTTCAGTATATAAATTAAACAGCCCGCACTGGGAAGGTTGGTTTCTAGCGTGTGGtttagaaggagtccctgggtggtacaaacagttcatGTGCTCTCTTGTGcacccaaaggttggaagtttgattCCATCcggaggcgccttggaagaaaggcctggtgactttctcctgaaaaatcagcctttgaaaaccctatgggtcacagttctcctctggcatCAATAGGGGAGCCAGGAGTCAGGGCCGACTCGACAGCTACTAACAATGACATGAAAATGTCTCAGCTACCTGTGTTTGggcgtttttttttaattattatttttaactgttttttaAAGTCCTGGGCATCTGGTTGTGGTTTTCTTCTTTAACATTTAGAATAGGACTCTTGCTTAACATACTGGAGTAATTAATCGGCTAGTAATTTATTCATCTGATACGTGTTAAGAAAGGTAGAGCTTTATTTGTTTAAAGCCTCTAGCCACAAGAGGTTGCCCATTGAGACAGACTTTTCTGGGCCGTAGACAAGTCCAGCCCGGTTTTTGTTCTTGAGTTCCTGGACGTTGTGAAGGTTTAATGCACTTTGGGTCTGTCTTTTTTGGGTCATAAAGCCGTCGGCTAGTGACACACTCCAGTGATAGGCGTGTTTGCATTTTCCTTCACCGGCTTTTCTTTGTCTTGGAAATGGTGGTCTGGTAAGTGATTTTATAAAACtgggtctttttctgagaattgaacccaggagccctggtggtgcagtggctgagcACCCAGCTGTAGAGCCGAGAgggtggtggttcgaacccaccagctgctgtgcaggagaaagacgtggcagcctgcttgcaTAGAACTTCCTATAGgaaatagtagaactgccccatagggtttccaaggagtggctggtggatttgaactgctgaatttttttggttagcagccaggatttttttttttttaggcaagatCTTAACAATTTTGGCACCAGGATTtcttgcttctggaaagattacagccttggattggaaccattcccaaagccaactcttcagacagggattggactgggctataagacagaaaatgatactggtgaggagttagcttcttggctcaggtagacacgtgagactatgtgggcagctcctgtctgtagGCGAGCTGAGAAGGCCGAGGGTGACAGGAgcaggctgaatggacacgggaaatacagggtggagaggaggagtgtgctgtctcatttggggggaGAGCAGcgaggagtacatagcaaggtgtgtataggtttttgtatgagagactgacttgatttttaaagtctctcttaaagcacagtaaataaattaaaaaaaaaaggatgacagccttggaaaccctatggggcagttctactctgtcctatagggtcgctatgagttgcaatcccctcagccgcaatggagttttttttattgttgttgaaggtctccatgagtctgaatcgactccataCCAACTAACAAAAACATTCTTAGGAGTGTCAGttatttctcccttccttccctctttacTTCCAtcctcctttttttcccttcctttctatccctcccttcccttctcatttctccctccctctctccctccctccctcgctcctTCCTTAAGAAAATAAAGACCACGGGAAGTCAGTCAACCTCTGACCTACCTTTGGCTGTGCGTGTTTCTGCTCCACTCCCTGTCCCTGGGGCCTAGTTAAAACACTTATTTTTTGTACATACATTTTTGAGTTTAAAGAGGCCAGTTTTCACTCACCACAGCCAAGCATTTCCAATGAAGGGGAAACAGTAATAACGTTTTTCAGATTACATACTGTTATACCCGCTGAGAACTTCTCATACAAAAAGGCGTCTCCAGCACGTAGTTCTCTTATCTGGGTCTGCacaggccttttctttctcaaaattggtttttgttgttgttattgttctacTCTTACATCTTGTTGTGAAGGCAGAATTCTAAGGCTTTTCTTTCCCCTCCACAGAAGTGCCTCATTTTTACTATTAGCAGGGTGGGAAAGGACAAGCAGAGTCACTTGATGAATGtttggttgttaggtgccctcgagccagttctgactcagagcaaccctataggacagagtagaactgccccataaggtttccaaagagcagctggtggatttgaaccgctgacctttttggttagcagccaagcaccattaaccgtttgtactggCCGGAGGTGCCTAATCCCCGTTCAACCAAAAACAAaagccagttgctatcaagtcgattccgacttatagtaaccctacagaacagagaggctgatggattcgaacagctgaccttttggttagcggccaaatgcttaaacactgtgccattaCTTAGTAATTAGTATAAAAACATTAAGAGATGATATATTAGACAAAGATCACTGTTAATTTAttcagtttttctcttttattggcttttattgtgctttaggcgagAGCTTACAGCTGAAGTTCGTTTCTCATTAACAAATTGatacccatattgttttgtggcatcgGTAGCTGTCCCCGCAATGTGATGacacgctccccctttccaccccgggttcctcTGTGTCcatccagtttctgtcccttcctgccttgtctTGCGTTTGGACAGAAGGCACCCATTTGGTTTCGTAtgcttgactgaactaagaagcacgttcctcacgagTGTTGTTGTTTGTGTTAAAGGCCTGTCTGACCTTTGCCTGCaaagtggactttgggagtagattcagttctgagttagcagaatgTCCAGGTCATTCAGTTTTAACTGTGATTATATTTATGGCTCACAAATATGGTATTAAGGCAGCGATAAAGAGTCCCGTACCGCTGTGTTCAcaaacagttgccgttgagttcacaagagcaaaaaggtggaaactacCTAAGGGCCCATCGACAGATggacggataaacaaactggtacgtacacacgatggagtattacacaaccaTACACAACAACGATGCACcttcgaagcatctcacaacacgggcgaatctggagggcattctgttgagtgaaataagtcaatcacaaaagaataaatattgaatgagaccactactgtgaatactcatgaaaaagtttacaaacaaaaagaaacaatctttgatcaaaaaaaaaagcagaacagtAGCAGTTGAGTTGACCTCAGAtaatggtgaccctgtgtgtgtcggggtagaactgcgctctgtagggttttccatggcggATTTCTTAgtcgtagattgccaggcctgtcttccaaggtacctcagggtggacttgaacttccatccttttggttagcatccaagctcttaaccactacgccaccagggctccatgacaaTAATATAAtacgatagaaaaaaaaaaaaatttttttttttaatgtggagtagattccaagtCAGGGGaccctcgtgtgtcagagtagaactgtgctccacagggtcttcagtggctgattttttagaagtagatctccaggccttccgaggcacctctgggtggacctgaacctgaTTCGGTTAAACGCATTCACCGTTAGCATCACCCCGGGACTGTTGGAGAATGAGAGAGCATTGAAGTGTTTTTAATAGAGGGGCAAATAGCAAAGAACAGAACAGTGTGCTGCCTCAGCGGCCCTGAATTCCCACTCGGGAAGCGTGATTGGCTGTGGAGAGCCACATAGGAGGAAGCAGGCGGGGAGAGGCAGCCCGGAAGGGCAGCTGACTTTGCTTGAGGCCGTCCCTGCGGCCGTGGCTTGGACgtcttccccctcccctccctccaggGTCTCCTTTCGGTGCTCAATCTCGTTGCTAAGTGTAGGATTTCAGACGTGCATATAAACCCCCAGTGCCACGTTCACGGCTTGTCTCAGAGCACGGCTCCTTTCTGCAGGCTCTGGGATCTGTTTCAGTGTAGGGTTCAGGGAAGAAGCggattctgtaaaaatttaccgTAACCCTGCCTTGGTGCCCCAGCATTTGGGTTCTAACGTGACCCTCAGTCGCCACGAATCAGCAATACCGCCCGCCCAAGTGGTGTTTGCTCCCTTCGGAGCTGCTCTCCTTCCCCCCACTTGCTTGCTTTCGGCTAGCGTCAGGTTTCAGGGCTTCCGGCAG
It encodes:
- the LOC135229053 gene encoding E3 SUMO-protein ligase ZBED1, coding for MDTKGLDSSQADLKLVAHPRAKSKVWKYFGFDTDAEGCILQWKKIYCRICMAQIAYSGNTSNLSYHLEKNHPEEFCEFVKSNTEQMREAFATAFSKLKPESSQQVTPDTLAAKSAHGYESKRQQELTAAVMSFICEGLYPASIVDEPTFRLLLKTAEPRYELPSRKFFCTKAIPEKYGAVREVVLRELRDALWCGVSTDMWRSGNQNRAYVTLAAHFLTSASPNSLSVVSRCLKTFEVPEENAAETITRVLYEAFIEWGISTKVFGATTDSGKDIAKACSLLDIPVQMPCLGQTFNIGIQRAFQLPKLGSLLSRCRKLVEYFQQSAVAMYMLYQKQKQQNVAHCMLVSNRVSWWGSTLAMLQRLKEQQFVIAAVLVEDSNNHHLMLEATEWATIEGLVDLLQPFKQVAEMLSASKHPTISMVKPLLHMLLNTTLNIKETDSKEISMAKEVIAKELSKTYQETPEIDMFLNVATFLDPRYKRLPFLSAFERQQVENRVVEEAKGLLDKVKDGSYQLAEDKMYTLPEEPPVKKLTLVSTPPPSSVINNMLAEIFCQSGGVEDQEEWHAQVVEELSNFKSQKVLGLSEDPLKWWSDRLALFPVLPKVLQKYWCVAATRVFPERLFGSSANVVSAKRNRLAPAHVDEQVFLYENARSGAEAELEDEDEGEWGLDQEQMFPLGEAVSVNSGFFGIRDSGFI